TGTGGGTTTCaaagaactgaatttctttaAGCTATAAGGAATTGTTTTGGtgtgctttgtgtttttttggCTTGTTTGCTGATTTAACGTAAGGAAGTTCTCAATGTGTTTTGTCTCGGCAGCTGGGACTCTGAATGTTAATGTGAAGAAGGAaatctccagcccagcccaacaTTGTTCTTTTGAAGAGGCTATAAAAGGTACTAAATTGATTCTTATCAGTGTTCTTAATAATTTAACTATGAATTCCTACCCAGATTTGGTGAAATGAATCAGACATCCTGTGATAAGTCTGTGCTTATAAAATCTGGCCCTATTCTTACAGGGAGGTTTGTTTTCTGACTCTGAAACTTTTACTTTATAACAAAATTCCTATCAGTATATTTTAGCACAAGCTAATAtggaacaaaaaaaaggcaaaaaataagactaatttaaaaaaaaaaatcatgcatcAGGCTCTGCAGTCTAATCTTTATTTAGTCTGTTTGcaaatgaagaataaaaaaaaagcctaggATTGCAGATAATACAAAGAATTAGAAACTGTGTAGTGTTAATTTAAGCAAATATATAAACTAATATACAGGGTAAGCCTGACATCCATCTAATTTAGTGTGGAGCTTAACTGAGGGAAGATCCCAACTGCTCCAGGagaacagctgctgctccttggaaCACAGTGTGCTGTTGCTGTTCCTTCATGTCCTCAGTTAATTTATGCAATAAATCTGAATTTACCCTCTCATGGGGGTTTCTGTGTCAGCTCCTCATTGATGCTTCATTCCTGTACCTGTTGTGCTCCAGGCTGACTCTGAACCAGAGGTCAGAGAATTTTGTTTGCTGTATGCACttggtgtgtcctgtccttcctcaCTCTGTACACATGTGCAGAAATTTTACTGCCACCTTACTGAAGGATTTATATTTGCTCAGGGTGTGGAGATCTGTTGCTTTACGTTGAAGAGTAATTCTGTAATGTACTTAAAGGGAGTTCTGGAATGGTTTTACCATTGCCCCTCTTGTTGTGGTtttgtctgtggctgcagcagtgaaGGCCACGGGCTGTAACCTGGAGAAGGTGAACATTCTTCCTAGTGCCTTGATAACTCCACTCATGCCAAGCAGTATGATCAAGAATGAAGATGTGGCTCCAATGGAAGTAAGTGCACAAAAATGCTCTCCCCCTGTGTTCCAGGTGAGTTTGGGGGAGCTGATCACAGCAGCTTGCAGACTCTGAGGTACATCTGCTCCTTTGTCTGTGCTTTAGCAGTGGAGAAGAGGAATAGACAGGGAAAGTGCCATGTGCAGGATCAGTCTGGGCAAAACACAGTTACAGAGCATGAGTAAAACACACAATTTCCTTTAATAACTCACCTGGTTCCTGCCCCCAGACAGATTGATGGGTTAGTGACCCTGTGATGGGGATTTTTATCCTGTGATGCAGAGCTGGTAAATTACTGTAAGAATATTCTTTTAATCAATTCTTAGCATTGCTTTCATTAAGCTGTGCCATGATTCCATCCTTGAAGTAGCATTTGTGCTGCTGATCATTTGTTTGCTGGTTTGGGTGCGTCTGGGTTTCACATCTCGCTCTGATCTTCCCTGGAcatgggggattttgggaaattGTATTTCCATAACCCCAGTAAGTTTATAAATTACCGAATCTCTTGCTCTTTTCAGGCTTCGAATGTGGTTGGACCAACTCAGCAAACATTGGAAAACAGCATGTCCGGCATATCAACTTCTGCTTCCCATTTACCTTCTGAAGGCgaaagccagcagcagctgcagcccaaggtGTTCAACGCAGAGCCCCTGAGCACCATCCAGCCGCAGGACATTTCCCAGCCCGGCAGCATTCTGCAGAGCAGCgatgccctgctgcagcaggcgGCCCCGTTCCCGGGCAGGGAGTCGCAGCCCCGCGAGGTGCTGCAGTCGGACGGCGCCGTGgtggctctgtcccagctggcCGAGGCctcgcagcagcagcagcagcccgcGCTCCCGGAGCCggcccaggccctgcagcagcagatctCCTCGAGCATCTTCTCGTCGGCCGGCGGCGTCAGTCAGCTCCAGAACaccatccagcagctccaggctgggaactTCCCCACCAACACCGCCacgggcagcagcaggaacgtCGACTTGGTGCAGCAGGTTCTGGAAGCTCAGCAGCAGTTATCTTCCGTTCTGTTTTCGGGCTCAGACAGCAGCGAGGATGTCCAGGATCAGCTGAACGCAGACATCTTTCAGCAGGTCAGCCAGATACAGAGCAGCGTGAACCCCGGGATGTTTTCCTCCTCAGACGCGGCTGTCCGTTCCAGAGCCGAGAACCTTTTGCCCGGCCGAGCTGAGAGCGTCCACTCCCAGCCCGAGGGCGCCCTGTccggccagcagcagcagcagcagcagcagcaggccaTGGAGACCTCGGCGGCCATGGTGATGGGCATGCAGCAGAACATGTGCCAGGCGGCCACGCAGATGCAGTCGGAGCTGTTCTCGTCCAGCACGGCGGGGAACGGGGCCCTGCAGCAGTCCCCGGTGTACCAGCAGGCGTCCCACATGATGGGTGGCCTGTCCAGCAGCGAGGACATGCAGATGCAGTGCGAGCTGTTCTCCTCGTCCCCGGGGGTGTCTGGCGGCGAGGCGGCCGCCCCCGCGCAGCAGCCCGTGTCCAGCAGCGGTGCTGCCAtgttccagcccagcagctctgcagagggagaggaggccTCGGGCCAGGGCAAGCAgatgcagagctctgtgtttcAGACCATGGTTCAGATGCAGCACAGTGGGGAAAGTCAGTCCCAGGTTAATCTCTTCTCATCCACCAAGACCATGATGAGTGTCCAGGCCAGTGGGACtcagcagcagggtggggcTCTGTTCCAGCAAGGTGGAGAAATGATGTCCATTCAGTCAGGAAGCTTCATCCAACAGTCCCCACACTCACAAGCTCAGCTTTTCCACTCTCAGAACCCTATTGGTGACACTCAGAATATATCCCAGGACACGCAAGGATCCCTTTTTCATAGCTCAAATTCCATTGTCCACAACCAGACCAACACTAATTCCTCTGACCAACTGCAGCCCCCCATGTTCCACTCACAGAATGCCATGAGTGTCTTGCAGAGCTCCTCGGTGCCTCAAGACCAGCAGTCTGCCAACATGTTCCTTTCCCAGAGTTCCATGAGCAACCCTGCCACTCAGGAAGAGCAGATGTCATTCTTCACAAGCCCAAACCCCATTTCTCCTCTTCAGACAGCAACAAACACTGAACAGCAGACTTCTTTCCAGCAGCAGACGCAGATCTCTCATATCCAGAGCTCCatgcttccccaggagcagccccagactcagccagctcagcagggtTTGTTTCAGTCCCAGGTGTCGTTGGGCTCCATTCagtccagctccatccctcagaACCAACAAGGAGCCATCTTCCAGCCTCAGCATTCGATTGTTGCCATCCAGAGCAGCCCTCCatctcaggagcagcagcagcagcagcagcagaacatgaTGTTCAGCAATCAAAATGCAATGAGTACAATGGCTCCCCAAAAGCAGAACATGATTTTcaatccaaaccaaaacccagtCACCAATCAGGAGCAACAAGGCCAGTCCATTTTTCATCCACAGTCCAACATGGCCTCGATgaatcaggagcagcagcccatgCAATTCCAGAGTCAGAGCACAGTGTCTTCTCTCCAGAATCctggctccagccaggctgaagcacagcagccagccatcTTCCATAACTCGCCCCAGATTCAGCTGGTCCAAGGGTCCCCGAGTTCTCAAGAGCAACAAGTCACCCTGTTCATCTCCTCAGCTTCCATGTCTGCCCTGCAGAACAGCATGAGCCAGCCGGAGCTGCAGCAGTCCCCCATGTACTCCTCCCAGAACAGCATGGCAGGAATGCCAGGCActgcttctcctccccagcagcaggctCCTCTGTTCCACAACACGGCAGGAGGGGCCATCAACCAGCTGCAGAACTCCCCTGCCTCGTCGCAGCAGACCTCGGGGATATTCCTGTTCGGCATCCAGAACAGTAAGTGACAGCGCCCCGCGCTGAGCtggccatggcagagctgccatAGAAACAGGGGATGgcttgggtgggaagggacctcaaagcccctccagtgccacccctgccatggcagggacaccttccactgccccaggctgctccaaccccagtgtccagcctggccgtgggcactgccagggatccaggggcagccacagctgctctgggcaccctgtgccagggcctgcccccCTCGCAGGGAAGAGTCTCTCACTAATATCTAATCTAGGAATGATTGTGCTCTCCTAAGAGAgcatttctgttgctgtttttgATTTCCACAATATATGTGTTGCCTCTCTTCACGTTGCTGAAGGAAAGCGAGGATTTTAGAAGCTGTAGAGCCCAGAGAAGTGTCTGTTAAAGTGTACTAGCTGTACAAACCTGCACTTTGCCTTGTCTCCTCTCTGGACCCAGGCTCCATGGCCAGTTCTGTGGGCTGCAGAGCCTttctctgtgtgcagagctctgtgggTGCCTGTGAGCCCCAGCAGTGAGAGGTGCACAGGTGTTGCTCACACCAGGCTGTAgcagctgtcccagcagtgAGGGCTGCAGGTGTTGCTCGCACCAGGCTGTAGCAGCTCTCCCAGGGTGGGTGCCCAGCTGGTGGCGGTGGGCTGTGGCTTTGCTGCGGGCACTCTGgcccctgccaggaccctgagctgtccctgtgtccccagactgcgggcagctgctgccccccGGGCCGGCGGCGCTGCCGGAGGAGCTGATGGCCATGGGGCAGCCGGGGCAGGCGCAGGGCGAGGCGCAGCCCCCCGTGCCcgccctcctgccccagcccctgcccgaGACCCCCCCGCTGCCCCCGGCCATGGCCACCAACCAGAACATGGAGAAGATCGACGACCTGCTCGTGTCCTTGCAGAACCAGGGCAACAACATGGCTGGCTCCTTCTAACGAGGCGAGTGGTGAGTTTGGGTCTCTGGGTCCTTTGCAGGGGCTTTGTTCGGTGCATTTACACCTTGCAGAGTGTGACTGTGCTTTAAGAGGTCAGCTAAAGCACCAGTGAGGCTGAATTAAGACTATAATACCAGAATGAAGTTATTAAAACCAGTCAGCGGTCAGAAGTTGTATGAAACAGTTGAGACTGTGTCTTGTTCGTTTTTCCTACGTTTTGTCATCTGCCGTGAGAGTCGGGTTCTTTGTTAGGGAGGAGAGTGGATCACTGGCAGCTTGGCAGATCAAAACCTTATGAAACATGACTGTGGTTAAAAAACTTGAGACTTACTGAGTAAATGACACCTCAAGTTTGAACTGTTTTTGAACTGTTCTGAACTCTTCCCCTGGGTTACAATAACGTAATGTGAAAACAAGTTTTGGAGGAATGTGGCAGCTCCTGAGTGTGCCACATGCTGAGGCTGTGTTAGAAACAGCCAACAGCATCAGCTGTTGCTAGGAGACATTCTGCTTTTAGAAGGTGCCTTTTTCAGAGGGGGAAGAGCCTTTGACTACAAATGAGCACCAAGAGCCAGGAGGACTCTGGAGTCCAGTGCTGGTTGTGGTAACTTGGGGTGGTCTTGTCCCAAATCCCCCCCGAGTGTTCACTGAAGTGATGCACGTCATTCCCGAGTCTAAAGGGGTTTGTATGTGGAGTTTGGAgtctctccagagctgctcttgctcctcgCCCCCAGTTCAGTGCCTGCTCATGAGGAGCACCCTGAGGATGAAGCCAGTGCACAGAAGGAGGAGGGGACTGTGGTTAGTTATGCCTGACTTCTCTGCTTGTTCTCTCATGCAGAAATTCCGTGGAGAAAAAAAAGCGACGATTTCCCAGATCCTCTCAGACCTTCCAACTCTGGATTAGGCTGCGTGGAACCAATTGCTTCTGTGGAAAAGTGGCCTCTTTAAGAGCACAGCGTGGCCAGTGGCAGACCTGAGGCCATGACCATGGGGTTTGGGCTCCCCAGTGCCAATAATGCTGAGGAGTTATGCTTTGTGTTACTGGGGCGTGGGGTTGGGCTGTTACCAGGTTCATGAACCTCATTACAGTGGGGGCTCTTGGAATTTAAAGCATATCTGGTCAGTTATTATTGTTGTTGGAAGGTAATCCATGTTACTTCGTTTACTTTTTCCCTGCTATTCCTTCTCCCCATCCCTTTTTTCCCTCGGGGAAGCTcgtgcagcaggagcagcagctgcctgtgccccGAGCCTGACTCAGCTGTCAGTCAGTGAAGGGATCTCTCCATTGACACGGAGTGGGAGAGCCAGGCCCACCCTTCATCAGTTGGAAGTATTGCTAACTGTAATAACCAAGCAGAGAATTGCTGCTGTAAATAACCAGTTCCCATCTGAGAATGGGATTAAACGGTTTTCCACATCTGTGGAAGCTGGAGTTACGTGGAGCTGTACATAGAGCAAGGGTTTGGTGGCTCTACAAAATTGAAGAAATGAAGGGGAACTTCCAGCTGATCTTAAAATCTTCTCTAAAACACCTTCAGCTTGAAAAGAACATTCTGTGTGGCTGAGGAAAGGGCTTCTCTGTGTCTCTCCCTCTGACTGATGTGTTGGAGCTCTGTGAAGCCTCATGAGCTGTTCCCAAACCAGCCTTCTCCCTTTTATTCTTTCCATggttttccctctctccctcagttttgtattttgtttttttaaaaaaagacataaaTATCCTACTGGCTTTAAAGCTAAAGAAACAGCTTTTAGGAATCCTTGGCAGTAAATTGCTTAGTCAGTAGAAGCTTTGACAAATAATCAAGGAGTAAGGAGAGAGGAAGCAATTTCTCCACCACCTTGTAATTGCAGGAATCCCCCTTAACCCGCCACTTCCAGCTGTGACTGATGGAATTCTTCAGCTTGGCTTTACTCCAAGTAGGGGGCAAATTGCATCATTTTTAAGCCTTCTTAAAAGGTCACTTCATCCCGAGCTGTTGCATCCTTGTAGCACATGGAGCTCATCGCAGTTCTGaagtgatttttcctttttctaccACCGAGCCCCAAGTCTGGTTTCTAGATTGTCATGTTTAATTAAGGAATAAATCATCGACTGATGTTACCGAATGTAAAAACAACCCACTCCAGACCGTGCAGGTGTATTGTGAGGcttgtggattttttgggtgCTTCAACTCTCCAGACAGTGTGTGATCTCTCACTACGGCCTCGTGAGATCCGTGTTCTCCCGCGCCCGCGGCGCCCGTTCCGCCTCGGTAGAGTGTAGCTGGTATCACGTCATTCTTCATTTTTGTTATTTGAAATAACAAAGGAACAGTCtgtaaatgggttttttttaagttcctCGAGTCTGTTTACTGTGTGTTTTCCCCTTAACTCGTGTGCGTAGTTGAGCCGTGTAGAgttttccttggttttcctgGATCTCCCCGTTTGTTGGTCTGTCCCACGTTCActttctctttctgtctctctctttctctctctcattgAGAGGCATTGAATTACGTTTTCAGTAGTAAGGCTTCTTGCCGATATGAAGGGAACTTTTCAGAAAGAGACCTGCTCTGGGTCATTTAATTTTGAATACAGTTTTCAATCGTTCAAGTTTTGGATGGTTTATATCTAAtgtgtgtttcatttttttggAAAGCTATATTTTGTATTTAGGAAATGGTATAACTATTTTGCTATTTGTACTGAGTGAGTACATTggcataaatataaaaatttatatatatacatatatataaaaaatattctttttgcCACACATTTTTGTGGTAAATTTGTGAGTTTGTCTGATGTTCTACCACAACGTGGCGTCTGATAAcagtggggtggggtggggtttGTTATGTCTTTATTGAGTATTTAAGTACTTTTTGCAACATAAATAACGTGTTCATCTCTCGCCATTCCATCAGGCAGTGTTGGTCCAGCTGGCCACGAGAAGCTTCGCTCTGTGTTTGGTGTGTCCCTCACTCACAGCCTAGCCAGGAAACCCAGAGGC
This portion of the Ammospiza nelsoni isolate bAmmNel1 chromosome 13, bAmmNel1.pri, whole genome shotgun sequence genome encodes:
- the NFAT5 gene encoding nuclear factor of activated T-cells 5, with the translated sequence MPSDFISLLSADLDLESPKSLYSKESVYDLLPKELQLPPSRETSIASMSQTSGGEAGSPPPAVVAADASSAPSSSSMGGACSSFTTSSSPTIYSTSVTDSKAMQVESCSAAVGVSSRGVSEQQLPGTAAPPPAATPKRHTVLYISPPPEDLLDNSRMSCQDEGCGLESEQSCSMWMEDSPSNFSNMSTSSYNDNTEVPRKSRKRNPKQRPGIKRRDCEESNMDIFDADSAKAPHYVLSQLSTDSKSNSKAGNGASENQKGAGGKKTPMLCGQYPTKSEGKELKIMVQPETQHRARYLTEGSRGSVKDRTQQGFPTVKLEGHNEPVVLQVFVGNDSGRVKPHGFYQACRVTGRNTTPCKEVDIEGTTVIEVGLDPSNNMTLAVDCVGILKLRNADVEARIGIAGSKKKSTRARLVFRVNITRKDGSTLTLQTPSSPILCTQPAGVPEILKKSLHSCSVKGEEEVFLIGKNFLKGTKVIFQENVSDENSWKAEAEIDMELFHQNHLIVKVPPYHDQQITSAVSVGIYVVTNAGRSHDVQPFTYTPEPAGTLNVNVKKEISSPAQHCSFEEAIKAVKATGCNLEKVNILPSALITPLMPSSMIKNEDVAPMEASNVVGPTQQTLENSMSGISTSASHLPSEGESQQQLQPKVFNAEPLSTIQPQDISQPGSILQSSDALLQQAAPFPGRESQPREVLQSDGAVVALSQLAEASQQQQQPALPEPAQALQQQISSSIFSSAGGVSQLQNTIQQLQAGNFPTNTATGSSRNVDLVQQVLEAQQQLSSVLFSGSDSSEDVQDQLNADIFQQVSQIQSSVNPGMFSSSDAAVRSRAENLLPGRAESVHSQPEGALSGQQQQQQQQQAMETSAAMVMGMQQNMCQAATQMQSELFSSSTAGNGALQQSPVYQQASHMMGGLSSSEDMQMQCELFSSSPGVSGGEAAAPAQQPVSSSGAAMFQPSSSAEGEEASGQGKQMQSSVFQTMVQMQHSGESQSQVNLFSSTKTMMSVQASGTQQQGGALFQQGGEMMSIQSGSFIQQSPHSQAQLFHSQNPIGDTQNISQDTQGSLFHSSNSIVHNQTNTNSSDQLQPPMFHSQNAMSVLQSSSVPQDQQSANMFLSQSSMSNPATQEEQMSFFTSPNPISPLQTATNTEQQTSFQQQTQISHIQSSMLPQEQPQTQPAQQGLFQSQVSLGSIQSSSIPQNQQGAIFQPQHSIVAIQSSPPSQEQQQQQQQNMMFSNQNAMSTMAPQKQNMIFNPNQNPVTNQEQQGQSIFHPQSNMASMNQEQQPMQFQSQSTVSSLQNPGSSQAEAQQPAIFHNSPQIQLVQGSPSSQEQQVTLFISSASMSALQNSMSQPELQQSPMYSSQNSMAGMPGTASPPQQQAPLFHNTAGGAINQLQNSPASSQQTSGIFLFGIQNNCGQLLPPGPAALPEELMAMGQPGQAQGEAQPPVPALLPQPLPETPPLPPAMATNQNMEKIDDLLVSLQNQGNNMAGSF